TACCAATCGAAGCTACGCGTGGTGGCTGGGAATGACCATGCTCAATCCATCATCTCAGACTCACTCTATATTATTAGCGCTGGATCAAATGACTTCGGCTTCAACTACTACATCAACCCTTTGCTCTTCTTGACACAGAATGCTGATCAGTTCTCTGATCGCCTCGTTGGCATCTTTAACAACACCGTGACGGTGAGCAAGAGCAAACCTGCAGCTTCCTCATTAATCAACCAGGATCAGATGATTAATACTATGTAATATTTTTAACTTGTACTAATTGTAGCAACTTCATGCTATGGGAGCACGACGTGTTGGTGTTTTTTCATTAGCTCCGTTGGGCTGCGCCCCCTTGGCGATCACGGTGTTTGGCCTTGGGAGAAACAGGTGTGTGCCAAGGCTCAACGATGATGCACAAAGGTTTAATGGGAAGTTGAGTGCAGCTGTTGACTCGCTGTCGAACCGGTACCATGATCTTAAGGTTGCTGTGCTGGACATCTACACACCATGGCACAGCCTTGCCACCTCCCCTGTGTCACATGGTAGGATACATAGGCTACTAATCCTTGCCTCCTTGGAATGGTGCCATGGTGGCCATGATGCATATTTATTTTCTTGTGGCATCAGCCTTGCTCGTTCTGTGCATTGATTCGAACTGAAAATGTGTGGGTTTATGTTGTCAGGGTTCGCTGAGGCAAGGCACGGATGTTGTGCTACAGGATTAGTGGAGTTCACAGTGTTCCTTTGTAATTCTTTGTCCATCGGGACATGTCCGAACGCGACGACATACGTGCATTGGGATTCCATTCACCCGTCGGAGGCAGCGAACAGAGTGATCGTAGATTCTCTCGGTGAGGGGATCAACAAGCTGGTTATGTAAAACACTGGACCTAGTACAGTGATGTACGTACCAGTTAGTATTAAGTTTCGTATGATACGCCCAAAATAAACTGTAGATTCTCTCGTGTTGAGGCCATAAAATAATATGTAAGTTACCTATGAGTCGCTAGGTATCTGCTACAGCTCTGTGTATTACTTTCTCCGTTCTAAAATATAGTGCTTCCTCTATTTCCGTACTTCAACCTGCATCATAAATTTAacaaacgagaccgactgcggcgggagcaaaagttataccatcgaat
This portion of the Triticum dicoccoides isolate Atlit2015 ecotype Zavitan chromosome 7A, WEW_v2.0, whole genome shotgun sequence genome encodes:
- the LOC119332442 gene encoding GDSL esterase/lipase APG-like; this translates as MFWTTPKAVRFLVFLAIFLFVEPTTDGREAQPAVPGVMLFGDSLVGVGNNDYLATLVKANMAPYGRDFKDHIATGRFGNGKLLSDIIGEKLGFNGSPPAYLSPQASGQNLLIGANFASAGSGYYDPTARIYHVIPLSRQLEYLKEYQSKLRVVAGNDHAQSIISDSLYIISAGSNDFGFNYYINPLLFLTQNADQFSDRLVGIFNNTVTQLHAMGARRVGVFSLAPLGCAPLAITVFGLGRNRCVPRLNDDAQRFNGKLSAAVDSLSNRYHDLKVAVLDIYTPWHSLATSPVSHGFAEARHGCCATGLVEFTVFLCNSLSIGTCPNATTYVHWDSIHPSEAANRVIVDSLGEGINKLVM